In a single window of the Bufo bufo chromosome 5, aBufBuf1.1, whole genome shotgun sequence genome:
- the LOC121001139 gene encoding RNA-binding protein 12B-like: MSLIIRLQGLSAVADSFDIRQFFCGLNIPRGGVYITGGKYGEAYIVFATYEDARYALGLSGRPLKDSYVRLTYSNEEEMRRALELYQIGLKPSLGASNHPEVNSRGLGRPTFSYIYIHGMPIKVTKVELREFFRGLLVEDVLFLKFVNGVRNGNAIVKFGRSTDATEGLKLHNLALCGSPVTLKLSSELEWAKHGGENSAKRQRSPPPRFASYARRRTRTRSRSRSRSRSRTPVHRRRRRGSPYVREYFVHLINLSYRAEKKDIKRFFFDLDMKDSHINFLVDKEGKRTREGFAMFTTEKDYRRALSLNKETFKGHSVNILPISKRDMLGLIDRMKVRVCKDRSDRKKSPSRSSKEQKYLYLRNFPFNITKADVQKFFTEQTLKEDDITLLLDSKGVGLGEVLVKFADEKEASKAEKQNKQTYLGIKILLSRITEEQMKSLQTVNQADDDIVTEADDPDFTSDALPNLVTVADAPPEQTNGESPAPDSNEVDIPSESETVPPSDKEPEATPVSDSVQEDPMVQSELPEENLDDANGCVEEMPCEAEATKKSEVTLLFVRNLPSSVTAAEVLDFFHDYKVSSVNLKNIERGIASVRLPSYAEAESAINTLNKKEVGLKQVFLSLI, from the coding sequence ATGTCACTAATCATCCGGCTGCAGGGTCTTTCTGCTGTAGCAGATTCTTTTGACATTCGGCAGTTCTTTTGCGGATTGAATATTCCCAGAGGAGGCGTGTACATCACCGGTGGAAAATACGGTGAGGCTTATATTGTATTTGCAACTTACGAAGATGCTCGGTACGCCTTGGGCCTGTCAGGCCGTCCTCTTAAGGATTCATATGTCCGCCTCACGTACAGCAATGAAGAGGAAATGAGACGTGCGTTGGAGCTGTACCAAATAGGTCTAAAGCCATCATTGGGTGCTTCAAATCATCCAGAGGTTAATTCAAGAGGTCTTGGGAGACCAACATtttcatatatatacatacatgggaTGCCAATCAAAGTCACAAAAGTGGAATTACGAGAGTTTTTTAGAGGACTCCTCGTGGAAGATGTCTTGTTTTTGAAATTTGTAAATGGAGTTAGGAATGGAAATGCCATTGTCAAGTTTGGAAGAAGCACTGATGCTACTGAAGGGCTGAAACTCCACAATCTGGCCCTTTGTGGTTCACCAGTGACTCTCAAGCTTTCTAGTGAGCTTGAATGGGCCAAACATGGTGGAGAAAATTCTGCAAAGAGGCAACGGTCTCCTCCTCCACGTTTCGCTAGCTATGCAAGGCGACGGACCAGGACCAGGTCAAGGTCCAGGTCCAGGTCAAGGTCCAGAACACCAGTACATAGAAGACGACGACGTGGATCACCTTATGTGCGTGAATACTTTGTGCATCTTATTAATTTGAGTTACAGAGCTGAGAAAAAAGATATCAAGAGGTTCTTTTTTGATCTTGACATGAAAGACTCTCACATTAACTTCCTAGTTGACAAAGAAGGTAAAAGGACAAGAGAAGGTTTTGCTATGTTCACTACCGAAAAGGATTATAGAAGAGCGCTCAGCCTGAACAAGGAAACCTTCAAGGGCCACAGTGTAAATATATTACCGATCTCCAAAAGGGATATGCTGGGACTGATTGATCGTATGAAAGTCAGAGTTTGTAAAGATCGCTCAGATAGGAAAAAGTCTCCAAGTCGGTCCTCTAAAGAACAGAAGTATTTATATCTGCGAAATTTTCCATTTAACATCACCAAAGCTGACGTTCAGAAATTCTTTACTGAGCAAACTTTGAAAGAGGATGACATTACTCTGTTACTTGACAGTAAAGGCGTCGGGCTTGGGGAAGTATTGGTAAAGTTTGCCGATGAAAAAGAGGCATCCAAAGCTGAAAAACAAAATAAGCAAACATATCTAGGGATTAAAATCCTCTTGAGCAGAATTACCGAGGAACAAATGAAGTCGTTACAGACGGTTAATCAAGCGGATGACGACATAGTCACCGAAGCAGATGATCCTGATTTCACTTCAGATGCATTACCCAATTTGGTTACCGTTGCGGATGCACCACCGGAGCAAACCAATGGCGAGTCCCCGGCGCCAGACTCCAATGAAGTAGATATTCCCTCTGAATCGGAAACTGTGCCACCTTCGGATAAAGAACCGGAAGCCACACCAGTATCCGATTCCGTACAGGAAGACCCTATGGTTCAGAGCGAACTTCCAGAGGAAAATCTAGATGATGCAAATGGTTGCGTTGAGGAAATGCCCTGCGAGGCCGAAGCCACAAAGAAAAGTGAAGTAACACTACTGTTTGTTAGGAACTTGCCCTCTTCGGTCACTGCTGCCGAGGTTTTAGACTTTTTCCATGACTACAAAGTGAGCTCTGTGAATCTGAAAAATATTGAAAGAGGCATCGCCTCAGTTCGCTTGCCAAGTTACGCAGAAGCCGAATCTGCCATAAATACCCTTAACAAGAAAGAAGTGGGCCTTAAGCAGGTGTTCCTCAGTTTAATTTGA